A part of Gossypium hirsutum isolate 1008001.06 chromosome A07, Gossypium_hirsutum_v2.1, whole genome shotgun sequence genomic DNA contains:
- the LOC107942774 gene encoding probable magnesium transporter NIPA3 isoform X3, translating to MGMSQDNLRGFILALLSSVFIGASFIIKKKGLRRAAAVSGVRAGYGGYAYLLEPLWWLGMVTMIVGEVANFVAYAFAPAILVTPLGALSIIVSAILAHFMLKEKLHQLGVLGCIMCISGSVIIVIHAPQESPITSVQEIWAMATQPAFLLYLGSVIVLVVLLILHFAPRCGHTNVLVFTGICSLMGSLSVMSVKALGTALKLTFEGKNQLVYLETWFFMFIVATCVIIQMNYLNKALDTFNTAVVSPIYYVMFTSLTIIASVIMFKVSMHLYPLHCLPDSSVVTVKL from the exons ATGGGTATGTCTCAAGACAATCTAAGAGGGTTTATTTTGGCATTGTTGTCCAGTGTGTTTATTGGAGCAAGTTTTATCATTAAAAAGAAAGGTCTTAGAAGAGCTGCTGCTGTTTCTGGTGTTAGAGCTG GTTATGGTGGATATGCATATCTTTTGGAGCCTTTATGGTGGTTGGGCATGGTCACAA TGATTGTTGGAGAGGTTGCAAACTTTGTTGCTTATGCATTTGCTCCAGCAATTCTTGTTACTCCTCTTGGTGCATTAAGCATTATTGTAAG TGCTATCTTGGCTCACTTCATGTTGAAGGAGAAGTTACATCAGCTAGGGGTTTTAGGTTGCATTATGTGTATCTCAGGTTCAGTCATAATAGTTATCCACGCACCACAAGAGAGCCCTATCACTTCTGTTCAGGAGATATGGGCTATGGCTACACAACCAG CATTTTTACTCTATCTGGGCTCAGTTATTGTATTGGTCGTCCTTTTGATCTTACATTTTGCACCAAGATGTGGGCATACAAATGTGTTGGTTTTCACAGGCATTTGTTCATTAATGGGATCTCTCTCG GTGATGAGTGTTAAAGCCCTTGGAACCGCACTCAAACTAACCTTTGAGGGAAAGAACCAACTAGTCTACCTGGAGACATGGTTCTTTATGTTCATTGTCGCTACATGTGTCATTATACAAATGAATTATCTCAACAAG GCCCTTGATACGTTCAACACTGCAGTTGTGTCCCCTATTTATTATGTCATGTTCACATCGCTTACAATCATTGCCAGTGTCATTATGTTCAAG